In Aeromicrobium sp. A1-2, the DNA window GCGAGACGGTCGAGATCAAGGCGCCCTCGGCAGCCGAGATCTCCGACCAGGATCTGGGCAAGCTGATGAGCGGAGAGCTCGCCGGCTGACGCCCGCCGTCCGGTGGCGATTTGGCCGCCACCGGACGGTGCCCTAGTCTTGAACTACCGAAGACCGCTGGTCAGTGATTCGTAGAGTCGCACCAAGCGCCCGGAAGGGCGGCCCGCGCAGGTTGCAGATGTTGTTCCATCAGACGTCCCGCGCCTCGCGCCGGGACGTTTTTTCGTGTCGGGCCCGTGTACGCACATGGGGTCGCAGTCTTCGTACGACCCATGTGCTGGAAGGAGACCCATGGCAAACCCGGACAAGACAGCCGCCGTTGCCGCGCTCGCAGATCATTTCCGCGAGTCCAACGGTGCTGTTCTCACCGAGTACCGCGGTCTCACCGTGAAGCAGCTGCAGGAACTGCGGCGAACTCTCGGTGCGAACGTGCGCTATGCCGTCGCCAAGAACACGCTGACCAAGATCGCTGCCAAGGACGCGGGGGTGGAGCTCGATGCCGATCTCCTCACCGGTCCGACTGCCATTGCCTTCATCAAGGGCGATGCGGTGGACGCGGCCAAGGGTCTGCGTGACTTCGCGAAGGCGAACTCGCCACTCATCATCAAGGGAGGCTTCCTTGACGGGAAGATCCTCACTGCTGAAGAGATCAACAAGCTGGCCGACCTCGAGTCGCGCGAGGTTCTCCTCGCCAAGCTCGCAGGTGGCATGAAGGCCAGCCTGACGAACGCCGCGTCGCTGTTCAACGCCCCGCTGTCGCAGGCCGCCCGAGTATTCGGTGCACTGCAGGCGAAGGCCGAGAGCGACCCGTCGGTTCTGGCAGCAGGCCCCGAGCCTGTCGCCCCGGTCGAGGAGGCCCCCGCGGCCGAATCGGCTGCAGAAACCCCGGCCGAGGCACCCGCCGACGCCGCACCTGTCGACGCGTCTGCCGACGCCGAGACGACCGAGGGCTGAAAGCCCGATTCACATCGGGACCCCCTCGGGGTCTCATAACGGAAGGACGCCACCATGGCGAAGCTCAGCACTGGCGATCTGCTGGATGCATTCAAGGAAATGACCCTCATCGAGCTCTCTGAGTTCGTGAAGGAGTTCGAGGACACGTTCGACGTCACCGCGGCTGCTCCGGCTGCTGCGGCTGCCGCTCCGGCTGCCGCTGCCGCTGAAGAGGCTGCAGAGCAGGACGAGTTCGACGTCATCCTTGAGGGTGCCGGCGAGAAGAAGATCCAGGTCATCAAGGAAGTTCGTACCATCACCGGTCTCGGACTCAAGGAGGCCAAGGACCTCGTCGAAGGCGCCCCGAAGCCCGTCCTCGAGAAGGCCAACAAGGAAGCTGCCGAGAAGGCGAAGGATGCCCTCGAGGCAGCCGGCGCCAGCGTCACCGTCAAGTGACAACTCGCTGAATCCGTCCACAGGCGCCTCTCCCTACGGGGAGAGGCGCCTGTGGCATTTCCAGGTGGCGCGCATCACGTTTGTCACTCAGAGTTACCTGAGGTATGTTTCAGCGGATCCTTAGGTTGTTACCTGTGAGTCACAAGTACCTCGAGCGTCCCGTAACCTGCGTTGACGATTCTCGTTAGTACCTGTGTCTACGGTCACACAGACCTAGGATGAGGGAGCCCTGTCGGAAGTCGCCGGCAGGTCACGGAGAGCAAGGAGGGGGCGTCCGTGGGCGTTGAAGTCGTCGTCGAAGGCCTGACCAAGAAGTTCGGTAGTTCGTTGATCTGGAAGGACGTCTCGCTGACGTTGCCAGCCGGGGAGATCTCCGTGATGCTGGGCCCTTCGGGCACGGGCAAGTCGGTGTTCCTGAAGACCCTGATCGGTCTGCTCAAGCCCAATGAGGGGCATGTGTGGATCGAGGGCACGGACATCGCGAACTGCAAGGAAAAAGAGCTCTACGAGATCCGCAAGCTGTTCGGGGTGCTGTTCCAGGACGGCGCGATGTTCGGCTCGATGGACCTGTTCGACAACGTGGCGTTCCCGTTGCGCGAGCACACCAACAAAAAAGAGTCCGAGATCCGCACCATCGTGATGGACAAGATGGAGCTGACCGGTCTGGTGGGCGCCGAGAACAAGCTGCCCGGCGAGATCTCCGGTGGTATGCGCAAGCGTGCTGGCCTGGCCCGCGCGCTGGTGCTGGATCCGGAGATCCTGCTGATCGATGAGCCGGACTCTGGCCTCGACCCGGTCCGCACCTCGTACATCAACCAGTTGTTCATCGATCTGAACGCGCAGATCGACGCGACGTTCCTGATCGTGACGCACGACGTCAACACCGCTCGCACGGTCCCGGACAACATCGGTCTGCTGTATCACCGGCACCTGGCGATGTTCGGCCCGCGCGAGATGCTGCTGACCTCGGATGAGCCGGTCGTGGCGCAGTTCCTCAACGCCCAGACCGTCGGCCCGATCGGCATGTCCGAGGAGAAGGACGCCGATGAGCTGGCAAGCGAGCAGGGCATCGAGATGCCGCCGCTTCCGCCCGTCCCGATGCAGCTCGAGCCCTCCGACGGTCGTCCTCGTCGTGCCCAGCGTGAAGCTGGCGCATGGTGCCGCGACAATGGCGTCACCGCACCCGCCGGTTCCTTCGGAGAGAGCATGCCGTTGGCCGCCGGCGGTATCGCGTGAGCGCAGCCGTCGTCGTCGGCCCCGCGAGGGTAGCCGGCAATCTCTTCGCGTTCGCGCTCGACGTCCTGGTGGCGTTGTTCCGGCGACCGTTCCAGCTCAAGGAGTTCCTGCTCCAGTCCTGGTTCATCGTCAAGGTCACGATCGTCCCCACGGCCTTCGTCGCGATCCCGTTCGGCGCGGTCATCGCGCTGCAGGTCGGTGGCCTCATCAAGCAGTTCGGCGCGCAGTCATTCACCGGATCGGCTGCCGTGCTCGCCGTGGTTCGCGAGGCCGGACCGATCGCCACTGCTCTCCTGATCGCGGGTGCCGCCGGCTCCGCGATCGCGGCGGATTTCGGCGCCCGCCGCATTCGTGAAGAACTCGACGCGATGATGGTGCTCGGCATCGATCCCATCCAGCGCCTCGTCGTGCCGCGCGTGCTCGCGGTGATGCTCGTCGCGGTGTTCCTCAACGGACTGGTGACGGTCGTCGGTGTCGCGGGCGGCTACGTGTTCAATGTCGTGCTGCAGGACGGCACGCCAGGTGCCTATTTAGCGTCCTTCACCGCACTGGCTCAATTACCTGACATGTATCAAGGCATGGTCAAAGCCGTGATATTCGGCTTCATCGCTGCGATCGTCGCGTCCTACAAGGGCATGAACGCCAAGGGCGGTCCGAAGGGTGTCGGCGACGCGGTCAACGAGGCCGTCGTCATCACGTTCACCCTGCTGTTCATCGTCAACTTCTTCATCTCGGCCATCTACATCCAACTCGTACCGCCGAAGGGGATGTGACCCATGGCCGGCAAGACAGCTCTGTCCACTCTCACCGACCTGCCCGGCAAGGCCGGTGGCGCACTCGACGACCTCGGTCGTCAGATGCTCTTCTACATCCGTGTCGTGGCTTCGATCCCCCGCACGATCGCCAACTACGGCAAGGAGATCGTGCGGCTCTTGGCCGAGGTCGCCCTTGGCTCGGGCTCGCTGGCGGTCATCGGCGGCACGGTCGGCGTCATTGCCGCGATGTGCTTCTTCACCGGCACCGAGGTCGGCATCCAGGGTTATGCGGCCCTCGACCAGCTCGGCACCGCCGCGCTGACCGGTTTCATCTCTGCCTACTTCAACACGCGTGAGATTGCGCCGATCGTCGCGGGCATCGCACTGGCCGCGACCGTCGGCTGCGGCTTCACCGCCCAGCTCGGCGCGATGCGGATCAGCGAGGAGGTCGACGCGCTCGAGGTCATGGCGATTCCTTCGCTGCCATTCCTCGTGACCACGCGCGTTATCGCCGGACTCATCGCGGTCGTCCCGCTCTACATCGTCGGACTGCTGTCGTCCTACTTCGCGACCAGATTGACGATCACCAAGATCAACGGGCAGAGCACCGGCACCTACGATCACTACTTCACGACGTTCCTGCCACCGGGTGACGTGCTGTGGTCATTCGCCAAGGTGCTGATCTTCGCGATCGTCGTGATCTTGATCCACTGCTACTACGGCTACTACGCCAGCGGTGGACCCGCCGGCGTGGGCGTGGCCGTGGGCCTGGCCATCCGCACCTCCATCGTCGCCATCAACGTGGTCGACCTGCTCGCCTCGATGGCGATCTGGGGCACGAACGTGACCGTCAGATTGGCAGGTTGATCATGGCTCGTACTCCTGTTCTCGAACGCTCGATGTCCCTCAAGGTGCTCGGCGCCGGATTCATCGCGCTGGTCCTGCTGGTCGTCTGGGTCACGTACGCCTTCTTCACGAAGGCCTTCGTCGACTACGACCCGGTGTTCCTCACGACCGACACGACCGGCGTCAACCTGCCGCAGAACGCCGACGTCAAGCTCCGCGGCGTCATCGTCGGCGAGGTCCGCAAGGTCTCGCCGGACGGTGACGGCGTCAAGCTGCTGCTGGCCATGAACCCCAAGTTGATCGGTGACGTCCCTCAGGGCGTCACGGCCCAGCTGATTCCCAAGACCCTGTTCGGAGAGAAGTACGTCGCGCTCCTCCCGCCCGAGCAGGACATCACGGGTGGCGCGATGCTGCGCGCCGGCGACACGATCACCAAGGCCAATGTCCCGATCGAGGTCGAGACGTTGCTCAACGACCTCTACCCGTTGCTCAACGCGGTCGACCCGGCCAGCCTCTCCTACACGCTGAGCGCGGTCTCGACGGCGCTCGAGGGTCGAGGCACCCAGCTGGGCGAGACGCTGGTCCAGGCCAACAGCTACCTGCGCAAGACCAACCCCGACATCCCCCAGCTCATCACCGACCTGACGAAGCTCGGCACGGTCGCCGACGGCTACGCCAATGCGATGCCAGATCTGGGTCGCCTGCTGCGCAACACCGTCGTGACCGGCAACACGATCGTGGCCAAGAAGTCGCAGCTCACGGCCTTCTTCGACGAGGGGACCCGGTTGTCCAACACCTTGACCGAGTTCACCAAGGACAACGGCGAGAACCTCAAGACTCTGGCCAAGGACGGACGCCCCGTGCTCGAGACCGTCGGCGAGTACTCCTCGACCTTCCCGTGCTTCCTGGGTGCGATGAGTCAGATCATCCCGCGCCTGGACAGCGCCTATCGCGAAGGCATGCTGCACATCAATGTCGAGATCATCTCCCAGCCCGATGCCTACGACGAGAACGAGAAGCTTGATGTGTCCAAGGCTGACTTCGACGCGGCATCACAGGGCGCTGCGGCCACGAGCGGCAAGGACATCCGTGCCGACAACGCCGCCAAGCCGACCTGTCTGGACCTCAACGCGATGAACAAGAGCGAGGCCGCAAAGGACAAGTTCTCCTCGCAGGACAACCCCTTCACGGTTTCCGCCGACGTCTTCAAGCTCATCGGCATCAAGCGGTCGCACGCCAAGTTCGGCAAGGAGTCTGACTACGCCAACCGCTCGGCCGCCTCCAGCGTCTCGCTCGAGGGTCTCGTGCAGCCGAGCGTCGACGGAATCGACTCGGCGCAGGAGCGCGGTGAGCTCAATGTGCTGCTCGGCTCCACGCTCGGAATGACGCCCTCGGACGTTCCCGACGTCGGGTCGCTGCTGATCAGCTCGATCCTCCGTGGATCGGCGGTGAACCTCAAATGAAGCAGATCGATCGCGAGTCCATGAGCGCCCTGGTCAAGCTGGGGTTCTTCTTCGCCTTCACAGGCCTCTCAACGTTGGTTCTCGCGCTGACGCTCGGCAATGGCTCGTTCGGTGACCGCAAGGAGTACAAGGCGGTCTTCAGCGACGTCACCGGCATGGCGAAGGGCGATGACATCCGCATCGCCGGCGTGGCGGTCGGGTCGGTCAAGAAGGTCGAGCTCATCAAGCGCGACACGGCTCTGGTGACGTTCGGCGTCGACTCGGACGTCCCGCTGACAGCCAACACCAACGCCACGATCAAGTTCCGCAACCTGGTCGGCCAGCGCTACATCGCGTTGACCCAGGGCGCCGACGGTGCCAAATCGACTCTCAAGCCCGGTTCGACGATCCCCGCGAGCCGCACGCAGGAAGCCCTCGACCTCAATGTCCTGCTCAACGGCTTCAAGCCGGTCTTCCAGGCGCTGTCGCCGGCCGACACCAACAAGTTCGCCTACGAGATCGTGCAGACGCTGCAGGGCGAGACGGGCAACGTGCAGAACCTGTTGGCCAGCACGTCATCGTTGACCAACACCCTGGCGGGCCGCGACCAGCTGATCGGAGACGTCATCACCAACCTCAGTGAGGTGCTCGACACCGTCGGGAGCCGTGATCGCGAGCTGACCGACACGATCGACACGCTGCAGCAGTTCGTGACCGGCCTCAAGGACGATCGCAATGCGATTCTCGACTCGGTCGACTCGATCTCGGACCTGACCGATGAGACCTCCGACCTGCTCGTGCAGGGCCGGCCGGCGCTCAGCGAGGACATCAAGCAGCTCAACAACCTGACCAAGAACCTCAGCAAGAAGAAGAACCTCGCGACGATCGAGACGGCGATCAAGATCTTGCCGATCAAGATCCAGAAGATCGGCAACCTGGCCTCCTCCGGCAGCGAGTTCAACTTCTTCCTGTGCAACCTTCGCGGCAGCATCACGATCCCCGAGATCAAGGTCGGCGATGTCGTGCTCCTGCCCGAGACGCCGATCAACCTGACCGGCGCCGACGGGCTCGATGTCGGACCCGAGCGCTGCGACCAGCCTGCCTACCCGGGGGATGCCAAATGAGGCCCTTCCGCGAACGCAACCCCGTCATCATCGGCGTCGTCGGCATCTCGTTGATCGTGCTGATGATGCTGGCCGCCTTCCGTGCCGACCGACTTCCGATCATCGGCAGCGGCGACACCTATCACGCGGACTTTGCCGAGATCGGCGCCCTCAAGGCCGGCAATGAGGTCCGGGTGGCAGGCGTGTCGATCGGCAACGTCAAGGGCATCGAGCTCAAGGGCGACAAGGTTCGGGTCACCTTCAAGATCGACAAGGGCAACAAGTTCGGCACCGAGACCGGC includes these proteins:
- the rplJ gene encoding 50S ribosomal protein L10 encodes the protein MANPDKTAAVAALADHFRESNGAVLTEYRGLTVKQLQELRRTLGANVRYAVAKNTLTKIAAKDAGVELDADLLTGPTAIAFIKGDAVDAAKGLRDFAKANSPLIIKGGFLDGKILTAEEINKLADLESREVLLAKLAGGMKASLTNAASLFNAPLSQAARVFGALQAKAESDPSVLAAGPEPVAPVEEAPAAESAAETPAEAPADAAPVDASADAETTEG
- the rplL gene encoding 50S ribosomal protein L7/L12 — translated: MAKLSTGDLLDAFKEMTLIELSEFVKEFEDTFDVTAAAPAAAAAAPAAAAAEEAAEQDEFDVILEGAGEKKIQVIKEVRTITGLGLKEAKDLVEGAPKPVLEKANKEAAEKAKDALEAAGASVTVK
- a CDS encoding ABC transporter ATP-binding protein → MGVEVVVEGLTKKFGSSLIWKDVSLTLPAGEISVMLGPSGTGKSVFLKTLIGLLKPNEGHVWIEGTDIANCKEKELYEIRKLFGVLFQDGAMFGSMDLFDNVAFPLREHTNKKESEIRTIVMDKMELTGLVGAENKLPGEISGGMRKRAGLARALVLDPEILLIDEPDSGLDPVRTSYINQLFIDLNAQIDATFLIVTHDVNTARTVPDNIGLLYHRHLAMFGPREMLLTSDEPVVAQFLNAQTVGPIGMSEEKDADELASEQGIEMPPLPPVPMQLEPSDGRPRRAQREAGAWCRDNGVTAPAGSFGESMPLAAGGIA
- a CDS encoding ABC transporter permease, which encodes MSAAVVVGPARVAGNLFAFALDVLVALFRRPFQLKEFLLQSWFIVKVTIVPTAFVAIPFGAVIALQVGGLIKQFGAQSFTGSAAVLAVVREAGPIATALLIAGAAGSAIAADFGARRIREELDAMMVLGIDPIQRLVVPRVLAVMLVAVFLNGLVTVVGVAGGYVFNVVLQDGTPGAYLASFTALAQLPDMYQGMVKAVIFGFIAAIVASYKGMNAKGGPKGVGDAVNEAVVITFTLLFIVNFFISAIYIQLVPPKGM
- a CDS encoding ABC transporter permease — translated: MAGKTALSTLTDLPGKAGGALDDLGRQMLFYIRVVASIPRTIANYGKEIVRLLAEVALGSGSLAVIGGTVGVIAAMCFFTGTEVGIQGYAALDQLGTAALTGFISAYFNTREIAPIVAGIALAATVGCGFTAQLGAMRISEEVDALEVMAIPSLPFLVTTRVIAGLIAVVPLYIVGLLSSYFATRLTITKINGQSTGTYDHYFTTFLPPGDVLWSFAKVLIFAIVVILIHCYYGYYASGGPAGVGVAVGLAIRTSIVAINVVDLLASMAIWGTNVTVRLAG
- a CDS encoding MCE family protein produces the protein MARTPVLERSMSLKVLGAGFIALVLLVVWVTYAFFTKAFVDYDPVFLTTDTTGVNLPQNADVKLRGVIVGEVRKVSPDGDGVKLLLAMNPKLIGDVPQGVTAQLIPKTLFGEKYVALLPPEQDITGGAMLRAGDTITKANVPIEVETLLNDLYPLLNAVDPASLSYTLSAVSTALEGRGTQLGETLVQANSYLRKTNPDIPQLITDLTKLGTVADGYANAMPDLGRLLRNTVVTGNTIVAKKSQLTAFFDEGTRLSNTLTEFTKDNGENLKTLAKDGRPVLETVGEYSSTFPCFLGAMSQIIPRLDSAYREGMLHINVEIISQPDAYDENEKLDVSKADFDAASQGAAATSGKDIRADNAAKPTCLDLNAMNKSEAAKDKFSSQDNPFTVSADVFKLIGIKRSHAKFGKESDYANRSAASSVSLEGLVQPSVDGIDSAQERGELNVLLGSTLGMTPSDVPDVGSLLISSILRGSAVNLK
- a CDS encoding MCE family protein yields the protein MKQIDRESMSALVKLGFFFAFTGLSTLVLALTLGNGSFGDRKEYKAVFSDVTGMAKGDDIRIAGVAVGSVKKVELIKRDTALVTFGVDSDVPLTANTNATIKFRNLVGQRYIALTQGADGAKSTLKPGSTIPASRTQEALDLNVLLNGFKPVFQALSPADTNKFAYEIVQTLQGETGNVQNLLASTSSLTNTLAGRDQLIGDVITNLSEVLDTVGSRDRELTDTIDTLQQFVTGLKDDRNAILDSVDSISDLTDETSDLLVQGRPALSEDIKQLNNLTKNLSKKKNLATIETAIKILPIKIQKIGNLASSGSEFNFFLCNLRGSITIPEIKVGDVVLLPETPINLTGADGLDVGPERCDQPAYPGDAK